One window of Scheffersomyces stipitis CBS 6054 chromosome 1, whole genome shotgun sequence genomic DNA carries:
- the RFX1 gene encoding DNA binding protein: protein NLSISSHFNLFSLSEDTSKRMAPAPNDTSIINELLISLTNVDGSNINNYLLSLLVRLNLPFPIDDFYNLLYNNDRAGSLIQLDQPQKLDKTPVDRNNELVIRTITQLLNIFKRPDLLSDMLPNLEDKENKLVSINYHELLRSFLAIKVLFDILIQLPLSSDDDPQNYTIPRLSIYKTYYIICQKLILTYPSSSNTTNEQQKLILGQSKLGKLIKLVYPNLLIKRLGSRGESKYNYLGVIWNDKIINDEIARLCENNDLLELTEIFKGEQMMPRTSISGPVKKVHRRSSSKGKPVLPPPLATSTESSNQISSPSLSFIKPFLRYPQDENFTALNDEENWFNEIRLQVYSSHTVINRDMIHQIFLDSSNLSTNSSLLDNLLEMLMKPIDVLNNEPNIDLNLYLIIIVEILPYLMLIKSSTNINFLKNLRLNLLHLINNLNPNIKKLNLKTFSINNSSIFLVLVKKLINLNDLLITFIKLIIKDDTTSIMSTDIETFLKVNSSQSASGVKLEDQDEDSFFLNLNANLSNSLGDLNFNFKNDILSNDLVYALVGYNFDPTLFQDLKSSISMSFINEEINIIDDFFKKDLFAFLNDNSFDSESEATSGTHSETGEAKRESDSILSTKELSKLYSLISLIDRKLLANHYKSKYPIMIYNNFVSYILNDILKFIFLKQQQVQLQNLQTNTEVEAPNSFGNWWVFNSFIQEYLSLMGEIVGLHDSIS from the exons AACCTCTCGATTTCGTCTCATTTTAATCTCTTCTCGTTGAGTGAAGATACCTCTAAGCGTATGGCTCCTGCTCCGAACGATACCTCCATAATCAACGAACTATTGATTAGTTTGACAAACGTGGACGGCTCCAACATTAATAACTACCTCTTGTCGCTTCTTGTAAGATTGAATCTTCCTTTCCCCATCGACGACTTTTACAATTTGTTGTACAACAATGACAGAGCAGGCTCCTTGATCCAGCTTGATCAGCCGCAGAAGCTTGATAAAACTCCAGTAGATAGAAACAACGAGTTAGTTATACGCACAATCACCCAGTTGctcaatatcttcaaaagaCCAGATCTCCTACTGGACATGTTGcccaacttggaagacaaaGAGAACAAGTTGGTAAGCATCAACTACCATGAGCTTCTTCGTAGTTTCTTGGCAATAAAGGTCCTCTTTGACATCCTAATACAGTTGCCTCTTTCGTCAGACGATGATCCCCAGAACTACACCATTCCCAGACTCTCCATCTACAAAACCTACTATATTATCTgccagaagttgatcttgacaTATCCTAGCTCTTCTAATACTACTAACGAGCAACAGAAGTTGATTCTAGGCCAGTCCAAGCTCGGAAAGTTGATCAAACTCGTGTATCCCAACTTGTTAATCAAAAGATTGGGAAGTAGAGGTGAATCCAAGTACAACTATTTGGGCGTCATCTGGAACGACAAGATCATCAATGACGAGATCGCGCGTCTTTGTGAAAATAACGACTTGCTCGAGTTAACTGAGATCTTCAAAGGAGAGCAGATGATGCCTAGAACCTCTATTTCGGGTCCTGTTAAAAAAGTTCATAGACGATCCTCCAGTAAGGGAAAG CCAGTCTTGCCACCTCCTCTAGCAACGAGTACTGAATCGAGTAACCAGATTTCCAGTCCATCTTTATCGTTTATAAAACCATTTTTACGGTATCCTCAGGATGAGAACTTTACTGCCTTGAACGATGAGGAGAATTGGTTCAATGAGATCAGATTGCAAGTTTACTCTTCGCATACTGTTATCAATCGTGACATGATCCATCAGATCTTTCTTGACAGCTCTAACTTGTCGACCAACTCGAGTCTCTTGGATAACTTATTGGAGATGTTAATGAAACCGATTGATGTCCTTAATAATGAACCTAACATAGATTTGAACTTGTATTTGATTATCATAGTGGAAATTCTTCCGTATTTGATGTTGATAAAATCATCTACCAacatcaatttcttgaaaaatctccGGTTGAACTTATTAcatttgatcaacaatCTTAATcccaacatcaagaagctcaacttgaagactttcagcatcaacaactccagCATCTTCTTGGTTCttgtcaagaaattgatcaacctcaacgacttgttgattaccttcatcaagttgatcatcAAAGATGATACTACATCCATCATGTCAACCGATATTGAAACGTTTTTGAAGGTAAACTCCAGTCAATCAGCTAGCGGTGTCAAGCTAGAAGATCAGGATGAAGATTCATTTTTCCTCAACTTGAATGCCAACTTGAGCAATTCTTTAGGTGATTTaaatttcaacttcaagaatgatATCTTATCGAATGATCTCGTATATGCTTTGGTTGGCTACAATTTTGACCCAACATTATTTCAGGATTTGAAATCATCGATTTCGATGAGCttcatcaacgaagaaatcaacatCATCgacgacttcttcaaaaaggACTTGTTCGCGTTTTTGAACGATAACAGCTTCGATTCTGAGTCTGAAGCTACTAGCGGTACTCATTCTGAGACTGGCGAAGCCAAGAGAGAGTCTGATCTGATCTTATCTACAAAGGAGTTGTCCAAATTGTACTCCTTGATTAGTCTCATTGACAGGAAGTTGTTAGCAAATCACTACAAGTCAAAATATCCCATCATGatctacaacaactttgTAAGCTACATCCTTAATGATATTTTGaaattcatcttcttgaagcaACAGCAGGTGCAACTTCAAAACCTACAAACCAACACGGAAGTTGAGGCTCCCAATAGCTTCGGTAATTGGTGGGTCTTCAATTCGTTTATTCAGGAGTACTTGAGTTTGATGGGCGAGATTGTTGGATTACATGATTCAATCTCCTAG
- the CPB2 gene encoding corticosteroid- binding protein → MTHKKVIVIGGGISGIKTALDLYNGGVQDTLVLEARDRLGGRLLSIQSTNSNDKRIKYDLGASWFHDALNNPLFERSIEKGNVDYYYDDGKCIYFSKDEKDISTWRFSATLDEFMAYSQFVYKQNPSKPDISLKELSEEYVQKYKDRLTQDQIKYGLASVRMWAELWQGESWDKLSAKYCFGGDHLGRNVYVKNGYVTVFNNELDELPQSYRENNIKLNTHVTTIDYTSSKYIEITTSRNEKYTCDYVVSTIPQSLLTINDLNDPCYIKWIPSLPRHISSIMPSVKFSSLGKVVLEFDSTFWPTDVERFYCITDGVPSSSSDSKSIKPWQYPTILINYHKLAGTSTLVALTQNPLSAYIEGLLGGDKDTKIWEIFQPLLQNISSLTNIPAPKRIYHTPWNNDKYARGSYSTTLVGCDDPSEVVNAFVEGIEDRVRFAGSETVDGSANGCAHGGWFSGEREANFILNMIRKERVASKL, encoded by the coding sequence ATGACACACAAAAAAGTCATCGTTATTGGGGGAGGAATCTCAGGAATCAAGACAGCTCTAGATTTGTACAACGGAGGAGTCCAGGACACTTTGGTGCTTGAGGCGAGGGACAGATTGGGTGGGCGATTGTTGTCGATCCAGTCGACGAACTCGAACGACAAAAGAATTAAATATGATTTGGGGGCACTGTGGTTCCATGATGCATTGAATAACCCTCTATTTGAAAGGTCCATAGAGAAAGGTAACGTAGATTACTACTACGATGATGGTAAATGTATTTATTTTTCCAAGGATGAGAAAGACATCAGTACATGGCGGTTTTCTGCTACTTTAGACGAGTTCATGGCTTATTCCCAATTTGTCTACAAGCAGAATCCGTCCAAACCAGACATTTCACTCAAGGAGTTGAGCGAGGAGTATGTTCAAAAGTACAAGGATAGACTCACTCAAGACCAGATCAAGTATGGGCTTGCCAGTGTCAGAATGTGGGCTGAGTTATGGCAGGGAGAATCGTGGGATAAACTTTCTGCCAAATACTGTTTTGGGGGAGACCATTTGGGAAGAAACGTCTATGTGAAGAATGGGTATGTCACTGTATTCAACAATGAATTGGACGAATTACCTCAAAGTTACAGAGAGAACAATATAAAGTTGAATACCCATGTCACTACTATAGACTatacttcttccaaatacATAGAAATCACAACTAGTAGAAACGAAAAGTATACTTGTGATTACGTTGTATCAACTATTCCTCAATCCTTATTGACCATAAACGATTTGAACGATCCCTGTTACATAAAATGGATTCCTTCTTTGCCAAGACACATTTCGTCCATCATGCCTAGTGTCAAGTTTAGTTCCTTAGGAAAAGTGGTTTTGGAATTCGACAGCACATTCTGGCCCACAGATGTAGAAAGGTTCTATTGTATAACCGATGGAgttccaagttcaagttcagattcaaaatcaatcaAGCCATGGCAGTATCCCACTATATTGATAAATTATCATAAGCTTGCCGGTACTTCGACTCTTGTAGCACTTACGCAGAATCCTTTATCGGCATACATTGAAGGATTACTTGGTGGTGACAAAGACACAAAGATCTgggaaatttttcagcccTTGCTTCAAAACATCTCTAGTTTAACCAATATTCCTGCTCCAAAACGTATATACCACACTCCCTGGAACAACGACAAGTATGCCCGTGGGTCATACTCGACCACTTTAGTTGGTTGCGACGATCCTCTGGAAGTAGTGAATGCCTTTGTAGAAGGTATAGAAGACAGAGTCAGATTTGCGGGCTCAGAAACAGTAGATGGGAGTGCAAACGGATGCGCTCATGGAGGTTGGTTTAGTGGGGAGCGAGAGGCcaatttcatcttgaacatGATAAGGAAGGAAAGAGTTGCCTCtaagttgtag
- the KPR4 gene encoding Ribose-phosphate pyrophosphokinase yields the protein MPATPNSIKLIGGNSHPELCEKVSKKLGLSLAKVGAFQYTNKETAVAVGESVRDEDVYIIQTGCGEQDINDFVMELLIIINACKIASARRITAVVPNFPYARQDKKDKSRAPITAKLMANLLQTAGCNHVITMDLHASQIQGFFRVPVDNLYAEPSVLRYITNNFDKKDLIIVSPDAGGAKRVASIADKLDVQFALIHKERQKANEVSRMVLVGDVSDKVCILIDDMADTCGTLCKAADILLDNGAQKVVAMVTHGIMSSNATEKLNNSKLDRIVCTNSLPLNDKLAQCPKLEVIDIAPTLAEAIRRLHNGESVSYLFNNIPE from the coding sequence ATGCCTGCTACACCCAACTCCATCAAGTTGATAGGCGGGAACTCGCACCCTGAGTTGTGTGAAAAGGTGTCCAAGAAACTTGGTCTAAGTTTGGCCAAGGTAGGAGCTTTCCAGTACACCAATAAGGAAACAGCTGTAGCAGTAGGAGAATCTGTCagagatgaagatgtctaTATTATCCAGACTGGATGTGGAGAACAAGACATCAACGACTTTGTCATGGAGCTCTTGATCATAATCAATGCCTGTAAAATAGCCAGTGCCAGAAGAATCACAGCAGTGGTTCCCAACTTTCCCTATGCTAGACAAGACAAGAAGGATAAGCTGAGAGCACCCATTACGGCCAAGTTGATGGCGAACTTGTTGCAAACGGCCGGTTGTAACCATGTTATCACCATGGATTTACACGCTTCACAGATTCAGGGCTTTTTCCGTGTCCCCGTAGACAACTTGTATGCTGAACCTCTGGTGTTGAGATatatcaccaacaactttgACAAAAAGGACTTAATTATCGTATCACCAGATGCGGGAGGAGCCAAAAGAGTAGCGTCCATAGCTGACAAGTTGGATGTCCAGTTTGCTTTGATCCACAAGGAAAGGCAGAAAGCCAACGAAGTGTCAAGAATGGTGCTTGTGGGAGACGTCTCAGACAAGGTGTGTATCTTGATAGATGATATGGCCGATACCTGTGGAACATTATGTAAGGCTGCAGACATCTTGCTCGACAATGGTGCTCAGAAGGTTGTAGCCATGGTCACACACGGTATCATGTCGTCAAATGCTacagaaaagttgaacaactccaaGTTGGACCGGATCGTATGTACTAATTCCCTACCATTGAATGATAAGCTTGCCCAGTGTCCCAAGCTAGAAGTGATTGATATCGCTCCTACTTTGGCTGAGGCTATCAGGAGACTTCACAACGGTGAAAGTGTCAGCTAtttattcaacaacatcCCCGAGTAG